A window of the Candidatus Nitrosotalea okcheonensis genome harbors these coding sequences:
- a CDS encoding inositol-3-phosphate synthase codes for MGKKIKIAIAGVGNCASAIIQGGKYYTQNTHDTIGLTAFNIGGYEPGDIEVVAAFDVADTKVGKDVSEAIYARPNNTITVAEVPHMGITVQKGPTLDGVGRHLSRIVTVSQEPDVNVKKVLQDSGAEMLVNYLPVGSTNAVKHYASQALEAGVGFLNAIPVFIASEPKWQQAFADKKIPLAGDDVMSQLGATVVHKTLVKLFVDRGVQIDGTYQLNIGGDMDFYNMLDEERLEDKRISKTSAVKAMADYDIPMRIGPSDYVDFIDNEKICYINLEGKYFGKIPVKLDLKLKVIDAYNSAGIMIDAIRGLKIALDRKLYGPMTSISSYCFKHPPVQMPYNEAKKAFGEFVEGKRNN; via the coding sequence TTGGGTAAGAAAATAAAGATTGCAATAGCTGGTGTTGGTAATTGTGCTTCTGCAATTATTCAAGGTGGAAAATATTACACTCAAAATACTCATGATACTATAGGTCTGACAGCTTTTAACATTGGGGGATATGAGCCAGGAGATATTGAAGTGGTGGCAGCATTTGATGTGGCAGATACCAAAGTAGGAAAAGATGTGTCTGAGGCAATCTATGCAAGACCCAACAATACGATTACCGTAGCAGAAGTGCCTCACATGGGTATAACTGTACAGAAAGGTCCTACTCTGGATGGAGTAGGTAGACATTTGAGCCGAATTGTCACTGTTTCTCAAGAGCCTGATGTTAACGTCAAAAAGGTTCTCCAAGATAGCGGAGCAGAAATGCTTGTAAATTATCTACCTGTGGGAAGCACCAATGCGGTAAAACACTATGCCAGTCAAGCACTTGAGGCAGGAGTGGGATTTCTTAATGCAATTCCTGTGTTTATCGCATCAGAGCCAAAATGGCAACAGGCGTTTGCTGACAAAAAGATCCCTCTTGCAGGTGACGATGTAATGAGTCAGCTTGGTGCCACGGTTGTTCACAAGACACTTGTAAAACTCTTTGTAGACAGAGGTGTTCAGATTGATGGAACATATCAGCTAAACATTGGTGGTGATATGGATTTTTACAACATGCTTGATGAGGAAAGACTTGAAGACAAGAGAATCAGCAAGACTAGCGCGGTCAAGGCAATGGCAGACTATGACATCCCAATGAGAATTGGTCCTAGTGATTATGTTGACTTTATTGATAATGAAAAGATCTGTTACATCAACTTGGAGGGGAAATATTTCGGAAAGATCCCAGTCAAGTTAGATCTCAAGCTAAAAGTAATTGATGCATACAATAGCGCAGGAATAATGATCGATGCAATTAGAGGACTAAAGATTGCGCTTGACAGAAAATTGTATGGGCCAATGACAAGCATATCGTCTTATTGCTTCAAACATCCTCCAGTCCAGATGCCATATAATGAGGCAAAGAAGGCATTTGGAGAGTTTGTAGAAGGCAAGCGCAATAACTAA